In a genomic window of Vibrio marisflavi CECT 7928:
- the iolC gene encoding 5-dehydro-2-deoxygluconokinase: MTHIHFESGREYDAIVLGRAGVDLYAMEHNTDIQDVSGFNKFVGGSAANIAVAVSKLGGQVGFIGCVSNDTFGDYVTSYMQSQGINLDGMKIDDSGSRTSVAFTEIKPSDCDVLIYRNNASDLLIKPEEVDPEYIAKAKTLVVTGTALAQSPSREATLLAMQHARRAKTQVILDIDYRPYSWRNDVDASVYYGLAASLSDVVIGNREEFDMMETVVAPNNSDDNLTAARFLTGNTQIVIIKAGELGSKVYCADGSRFEQGIFKVDAKKPFGSGDSFAGAVIWTLTHGGELTEAVKRGSAAAAINVSGTSCTEAMPTKEQLFDFMESAGSRYTK, translated from the coding sequence ATGACACATATTCATTTTGAATCGGGCAGAGAATATGACGCGATAGTGCTTGGGCGTGCGGGCGTAGATTTATATGCCATGGAGCACAACACGGATATTCAAGATGTATCTGGATTCAACAAATTTGTTGGCGGCTCTGCAGCGAATATTGCTGTTGCGGTGAGCAAACTCGGTGGACAAGTTGGCTTTATTGGTTGTGTTTCTAATGACACATTCGGTGATTACGTCACAAGCTATATGCAGTCTCAAGGCATCAACCTTGATGGTATGAAAATTGACGATTCGGGCTCAAGAACATCTGTCGCTTTTACCGAAATAAAACCTTCGGATTGTGATGTATTGATATATCGAAACAATGCGTCAGATTTGCTGATTAAACCTGAAGAGGTAGATCCAGAGTATATTGCCAAGGCAAAAACTTTGGTAGTCACGGGAACGGCTCTTGCGCAAAGTCCGAGTAGGGAAGCGACGCTATTAGCGATGCAGCATGCCCGTCGCGCAAAAACACAGGTCATTTTGGATATTGATTATCGGCCATACTCTTGGCGAAATGATGTTGATGCCTCGGTCTACTATGGGCTCGCGGCCTCTCTTTCAGATGTCGTGATCGGAAATCGTGAAGAGTTCGACATGATGGAGACGGTCGTAGCTCCGAATAACTCTGACGATAACTTAACCGCTGCACGTTTCTTAACGGGAAACACCCAGATAGTGATTATTAAGGCGGGCGAGCTTGGTTCTAAAGTCTATTGCGCTGATGGGAGTCGCTTTGAACAAGGGATATTTAAGGTTGACGCTAAGAAACCATTTGGTTCAGGAGATTCATTTGCAGGCGCTGTGATATGGACTCTCACACATGGAGGTGAGCTTACAGAAGCGGTTAAACGTGGTTCGGCTGCTGCGGCTATAAATGTGAGTGGTACTAGCTGCACTGAAGCGATGCCGACCAAAGAACAGCTATTTGATTTTATGGAGTCAGCAGGCTCTAGATACACGAAATAA
- a CDS encoding class II fructose-bisphosphate aldolase: MLVNLNDLLPEAAKSSSAVPCFNVFGYEDARAVVDAAEQMDRAVILACNKDVVDFYGVETAASMFLNLAKKSTVPVVLHLDHTYEEKIVFQALKAGFSSVMFDGSQLPIEENIARTRQVARVAHALGASIEGEVGSVPYTEGRDHIKSIFSSPEEVLRFSEESEADCVAVSIGNIHRLQTPTCDIDFGLLDQIAGQNTIPLVIHGTTGIKEVDIKKLKQSRVAKFNIGTCLRQAFGNGLRNTMNAEADKFDRIYFMQKVMPDVQKEAVRNFELLA, encoded by the coding sequence ATGCTAGTAAATCTAAATGATTTGTTGCCAGAGGCAGCAAAAAGTAGTTCAGCTGTCCCATGTTTTAACGTGTTTGGTTATGAAGATGCTAGAGCCGTTGTTGATGCTGCAGAGCAAATGGATCGTGCGGTGATTTTGGCGTGCAATAAAGATGTGGTTGACTTTTATGGTGTGGAAACGGCGGCGTCAATGTTTCTCAATTTAGCCAAGAAAAGTACTGTCCCTGTTGTTTTACACCTTGACCATACCTATGAAGAAAAGATTGTATTCCAAGCGCTCAAAGCCGGATTTAGCTCAGTGATGTTTGATGGTTCCCAGTTGCCGATAGAAGAAAATATTGCGCGAACTCGTCAAGTAGCTCGTGTAGCTCATGCACTAGGAGCATCAATCGAAGGTGAAGTGGGCTCAGTGCCGTATACTGAAGGTAGAGATCACATTAAATCAATCTTTAGCTCGCCAGAAGAAGTTCTAAGGTTTTCAGAAGAGAGTGAAGCGGATTGTGTTGCAGTATCAATAGGTAACATCCATCGTTTGCAAACACCTACTTGTGACATTGACTTCGGCTTATTGGATCAGATTGCGGGTCAAAACACGATACCCTTGGTTATTCATGGCACAACGGGGATTAAAGAGGTAGATATTAAGAAGCTAAAGCAAAGTCGAGTGGCGAAATTTAATATCGGTACGTGTTTACGACAGGCGTTTGGTAACGGGTTACGCAATACAATGAATGCTGAAGCAGATAAGTTCGACCGCATCTACTTTATGCAAAAAGTGATGCCTGACGTGCAAAAAGAAGCTGTACGCAATTTTGAATTGTTGGCGTAA
- a CDS encoding sugar phosphate isomerase/epimerase family protein yields MPYAMHGMCSLHSNVMTDIRLASEVGYQGLEVHTEKLWRFIDAGFTAQDLKAKLEKHGMSPSAIDIIGGVEATQKSQQSELWKQTEILCEFAQNIGAPTIQLNAFEELNGLSLASNIQITADNIRSIADIGKDFGIRFQYEGAAWTPISSLESYFRLYDSVARDNFGFVLDTWHLWACRGASPEQIGEVDKELIFNVHISDGKRPGLSQPWPDERELRGYLPGEGDIPLSEFVNAIRSTGYDGYYSGEFLNDQLWEGDYFELASKILNEMKRLVEA; encoded by the coding sequence ATGCCGTATGCAATGCATGGTATGTGCTCATTGCACAGCAATGTTATGACTGATATTCGTCTTGCAAGTGAAGTTGGATATCAAGGTTTAGAAGTCCATACAGAGAAGCTTTGGCGTTTCATCGACGCTGGGTTTACTGCTCAAGATCTAAAGGCAAAGCTTGAGAAACATGGTATGTCTCCAAGCGCTATCGACATCATAGGAGGAGTCGAAGCGACTCAAAAGTCTCAGCAATCAGAGCTGTGGAAGCAAACAGAAATCTTGTGTGAGTTTGCTCAGAATATCGGTGCTCCGACAATTCAACTTAATGCTTTTGAGGAATTGAATGGGTTAAGCTTGGCAAGCAACATCCAAATCACTGCCGACAATATAAGGTCGATTGCAGATATAGGTAAAGATTTTGGTATTCGCTTCCAATATGAAGGTGCGGCTTGGACACCAATTTCGAGCCTAGAATCGTATTTTCGACTTTATGACTCTGTGGCAAGAGATAATTTTGGCTTTGTACTCGACACGTGGCATCTGTGGGCATGCCGTGGCGCAAGCCCTGAGCAAATTGGCGAAGTCGATAAAGAGTTGATCTTTAATGTACATATCTCTGATGGAAAGAGACCGGGTTTAAGTCAGCCATGGCCAGATGAACGCGAATTACGAGGCTATTTGCCCGGTGAAGGTGATATTCCGTTGAGTGAGTTTGTAAATGCTATTCGGTCGACTGGTTATGACGGTTATTATTCTGGTGAGTTTTTGAATGATCAACTTTGGGAAGGCGATTATTTCGAACTAGCTAGCAAGATATTGAACGAAATGAAGCGACTCGTCGAAGCGTAA
- the iolG gene encoding inositol 2-dehydrogenase: MFKIALIGAGRIGQVHAENIANHPNTCLASVVEPYDANAEIVCNKYGAQRQSVEQVMQDETIDGICICSATNTHADMIELAANAGKAIFCEKPIDLDLSRVRDCLAVVSNHQAPLLVGFNRRFDPQFVELKRQFEQGKIGKASTLSIISRDPEPPSAQYVNVSGGMFRDMSIHDLDMARFILGEDPVSIYATGSCLIDPEIGQAGDIDTGVIVMRFPSGAIATIQNSRQSGYGYDQRIELHGELGALQAMNKNENHIVSMTDTGTETAKPMHFFLERYKDAYQVEWQHFVDVLNGQSPSCSGYDGEIALQLADSAIVSLKTGRCIDL, encoded by the coding sequence ATGTTCAAAATAGCGCTAATTGGAGCTGGGCGAATTGGCCAAGTTCATGCAGAAAATATCGCAAATCACCCTAACACATGTTTAGCTTCAGTTGTCGAGCCGTATGACGCCAATGCCGAGATTGTATGCAATAAGTATGGTGCGCAGCGTCAGAGCGTCGAGCAAGTCATGCAAGATGAAACCATTGATGGCATATGTATCTGCTCAGCCACGAATACGCATGCGGACATGATTGAACTGGCGGCAAATGCGGGTAAAGCAATCTTTTGTGAAAAGCCGATTGATTTAGATTTAAGTCGAGTTCGTGATTGTTTGGCAGTTGTATCGAACCATCAAGCACCTTTGCTGGTGGGTTTTAATAGAAGGTTTGATCCTCAGTTTGTTGAATTAAAGCGCCAATTTGAGCAAGGCAAAATAGGTAAGGCGTCCACCCTATCGATTATCTCCCGCGATCCTGAGCCACCTAGTGCGCAGTATGTGAATGTCTCAGGGGGAATGTTTAGAGACATGTCGATACACGATCTTGATATGGCGCGATTTATATTGGGGGAAGATCCTGTTTCCATTTATGCGACGGGAAGTTGCTTGATTGACCCAGAAATTGGTCAAGCAGGAGATATAGATACTGGCGTGATCGTAATGCGTTTTCCATCTGGTGCAATCGCGACGATTCAAAATAGTCGTCAATCTGGGTACGGATACGATCAACGAATCGAATTGCATGGTGAACTCGGTGCGCTTCAAGCAATGAATAAGAATGAGAATCACATTGTCAGTATGACTGACACTGGAACGGAAACTGCGAAACCAATGCACTTTTTCTTAGAAAGGTATAAAGATGCCTATCAAGTTGAGTGGCAGCATTTTGTAGATGTGCTTAACGGCCAATCTCCATCGTGCTCTGGTTATGATGGTGAAATAGCTCTGCAACTCGCTGACAGCGCAATTGTGTCACTGAAAACAGGTCGATGCATTGATCTATAG
- a CDS encoding 5-deoxy-glucuronate isomerase has product MGKHISPFDNQNKAIIDIDDDTTPLCYFNHVRLAQGETYTYSLENYETAIVLAGGTCSISVQDQSGNSSTFDNIGQRANVWDGNSESVYVPVSMQATIECVSDKADIMIAGGRFDEVLEPFCVRGDDVDTVQYGSDDTKTHRKIKHVLGQKNADQRGRLLVSELFTVGAGGWSGFPPHKHDEDRVKADGSKETLYEEVYQFRFNPDFGFGAQFLYEHEDDHGPVYHVKTGSVIAIDKGYHPSVAAPGYEMYYFTIIVGKTSKSLIQHFDPHHEHQVHTIPGIKDMISKFK; this is encoded by the coding sequence ATGGGAAAACACATTTCACCATTTGATAATCAGAACAAAGCAATTATTGATATTGACGACGATACAACACCTCTGTGCTATTTCAATCACGTGAGATTGGCACAAGGTGAAACGTATACCTATTCACTGGAAAACTATGAAACAGCAATTGTTCTAGCAGGCGGTACATGTAGTATCTCTGTGCAGGATCAGTCTGGTAATAGCTCAACTTTTGACAATATCGGCCAGCGCGCAAATGTGTGGGACGGCAACTCTGAATCTGTGTACGTACCGGTTTCTATGCAAGCGACAATTGAGTGCGTTAGCGACAAAGCAGATATCATGATCGCTGGTGGTCGATTTGATGAGGTGCTTGAACCATTTTGTGTCCGAGGTGACGACGTAGATACGGTTCAATACGGCTCCGATGACACCAAAACACACCGTAAAATTAAACATGTTCTTGGGCAGAAAAATGCAGATCAACGTGGGCGTTTATTAGTGAGTGAATTGTTTACCGTTGGCGCTGGTGGTTGGTCGGGTTTCCCGCCGCATAAGCACGATGAAGATCGTGTAAAAGCCGATGGAAGCAAAGAAACACTGTATGAAGAAGTGTACCAATTCCGTTTCAACCCAGATTTTGGTTTTGGCGCGCAGTTTTTATATGAGCATGAAGATGATCATGGCCCGGTTTATCACGTTAAAACCGGCTCTGTCATTGCGATCGATAAGGGGTATCACCCGAGTGTGGCTGCTCCGGGTTATGAGATGTATTACTTTACGATTATCGTAGGGAAAACGTCGAAATCACTCATTCAGCATTTTGACCCACACCATGAGCACCAAGTTCATACCATTCCCGGCATCAAAGATATGATATCGAAATTTAAGTAA
- a CDS encoding heavy metal translocating P-type ATPase yields the protein MKNDNLGPAQTFDIENMNCASCVNKIEKALNALPGVSKAVANLVDKAVTVEGRASEQSILEALQASGYPGQSAITTSNELVFDIESMSCASCVNKIETALKAVPGVTSAFVSLADKTATVNGSASEADLLQALTDVGYPGKTVVTIANEVTFEIDNMNCASCVGKIEKALNSVSGVVSAEASLADKSVTVKGTALESDMQQALKEIGYPGKKLLVDEQREKRKAEAERKQYKHMMWGAGLSLALGVPLMIWDLVGDTAINTPTQQWIWGVIGVLVLGILIGPGGHFYKGAWANLKHGSTSMDTLVAMGISTAWIYSMAVVLFPHVFPEAGRYVYFEAATFIVGLINLGHGLGLRARGKTSEAVKKLIGLQPKTARVIRDGQEIDLPIEEVKVGDMIRLRPGDKVSVDGRVVEGSSAVDESMLTGEPIPVTKEKDDLLSAGTINKNGSLIFVAEKVGADTALANIIRLVKSAQNTKLPIAQLADKISAVFVPFVVAVAIISALIWYFIGPAPALTHALIVFTTVVIIACPCALGLATPLSIITGVGKAAELGLLVRNGESLQKASKLDVIIVDKTGTVTEGKPSVTDVVALNGYQEDELLRLAGSIEQSSEHPLAEAIVESAKSKNLDLEVSSEFEAISGFGIEGKLGDKVIAMGNHKLMARNNIDITSVATQIDGFAEQGKTPMYLAIDGVLAGLVVVADAIREDSADAIRRLHKMGLKVIMATGDNPKTAAAVAKQVNLDDFRAECLPETKAELIEELQQQGLQVGMTGDGINDAPALAKADVGFAVGSGTDVAIESADIALMRASLHGLADAVELSRATLRNIKENLFFAFIYNGLGIPLAAGVLYPVWGILLSPIVAGGAMAFSSFTVVTNANRLRRFKASKRS from the coding sequence ATGAAAAACGATAACTTAGGACCAGCTCAGACGTTTGACATCGAGAACATGAACTGCGCGAGTTGCGTCAACAAAATAGAAAAAGCGTTGAATGCTCTGCCTGGCGTTAGTAAAGCGGTGGCGAACTTAGTTGATAAAGCTGTGACGGTTGAAGGTAGGGCTTCAGAACAATCAATATTGGAAGCATTACAAGCCTCTGGTTATCCAGGCCAAAGCGCAATAACGACTTCTAATGAGTTAGTGTTTGACATAGAAAGCATGAGTTGCGCAAGCTGCGTGAACAAAATAGAGACAGCATTAAAAGCGGTTCCCGGCGTGACGAGTGCGTTTGTCAGCTTAGCAGACAAAACAGCAACCGTTAACGGCAGTGCGTCAGAAGCTGACTTGCTTCAAGCGTTGACTGATGTTGGCTATCCCGGCAAAACAGTTGTCACCATTGCAAATGAAGTGACTTTTGAAATTGACAACATGAACTGCGCAAGCTGCGTTGGCAAAATAGAAAAGGCGCTAAATTCTGTGTCTGGCGTGGTGAGTGCGGAGGCAAGCCTTGCTGACAAATCAGTAACGGTAAAGGGTACGGCATTAGAATCTGACATGCAGCAGGCTTTGAAAGAAATAGGTTATCCGGGAAAAAAATTGCTTGTGGATGAACAAAGGGAAAAAAGAAAAGCTGAAGCGGAGCGCAAACAATATAAACACATGATGTGGGGAGCTGGTTTGTCTCTAGCTCTAGGTGTGCCTCTGATGATCTGGGATCTTGTTGGCGACACTGCAATCAATACCCCGACTCAGCAATGGATTTGGGGGGTAATTGGCGTACTGGTACTTGGCATTTTGATTGGGCCCGGTGGTCACTTTTATAAGGGAGCTTGGGCGAACTTAAAGCATGGCAGCACTAGTATGGATACCTTAGTAGCAATGGGTATCAGTACCGCTTGGATATACAGTATGGCTGTGGTGTTGTTCCCGCATGTGTTCCCAGAAGCAGGTCGCTACGTATATTTTGAGGCGGCAACCTTTATCGTCGGTTTAATTAACTTGGGACATGGCTTAGGACTAAGAGCAAGGGGGAAAACCAGTGAAGCAGTTAAAAAGTTAATTGGTTTACAGCCTAAAACAGCCCGCGTTATTCGTGATGGGCAAGAGATAGATTTACCAATTGAAGAAGTCAAAGTAGGGGATATGATCCGCCTGCGCCCCGGAGATAAAGTGTCCGTCGACGGTCGAGTAGTTGAAGGGTCTTCTGCAGTGGATGAGTCTATGTTGACTGGTGAGCCAATTCCCGTGACTAAGGAAAAAGATGATTTACTTTCAGCAGGTACAATTAACAAAAATGGCAGTTTGATTTTCGTAGCAGAAAAAGTGGGTGCAGATACGGCATTAGCTAATATCATCCGCCTTGTGAAAAGTGCGCAAAACACCAAACTGCCTATCGCACAATTGGCCGACAAAATTTCAGCAGTGTTTGTACCATTCGTTGTTGCGGTGGCGATAATCTCGGCGTTAATCTGGTATTTCATTGGCCCGGCACCAGCACTGACACATGCACTGATTGTATTTACTACCGTTGTTATTATTGCTTGCCCTTGTGCGTTAGGATTGGCGACGCCACTGTCTATTATCACAGGTGTCGGTAAAGCAGCAGAACTGGGACTCTTAGTGCGAAATGGCGAGTCTCTACAAAAAGCCAGCAAACTAGATGTCATCATCGTAGATAAAACAGGTACTGTGACAGAAGGTAAACCGAGTGTAACGGATGTAGTGGCTCTAAACGGTTACCAAGAAGATGAACTTCTTCGATTGGCAGGTAGTATAGAACAATCATCAGAGCATCCGTTAGCAGAGGCTATTGTTGAGTCAGCGAAATCTAAGAATCTTGACCTAGAAGTTAGTTCTGAATTTGAAGCGATATCTGGCTTTGGTATAGAAGGCAAATTGGGCGATAAAGTGATAGCGATGGGTAACCACAAGTTGATGGCGCGCAACAATATCGACATAACTTCAGTGGCAACTCAAATCGATGGCTTTGCTGAGCAGGGCAAAACGCCAATGTATCTAGCTATTGATGGTGTGCTTGCCGGTTTGGTCGTCGTGGCAGATGCGATTCGTGAAGACTCTGCAGATGCAATACGTCGCCTACATAAGATGGGCCTGAAAGTCATCATGGCAACGGGCGATAATCCTAAAACAGCAGCTGCTGTAGCAAAACAAGTTAATTTAGATGATTTCAGAGCAGAATGCCTACCAGAAACCAAGGCGGAGCTGATTGAAGAACTTCAACAGCAAGGACTACAAGTGGGCATGACTGGTGATGGCATCAATGATGCCCCTGCACTAGCCAAAGCAGATGTTGGATTTGCTGTTGGATCTGGTACAGACGTAGCAATTGAGTCGGCTGATATTGCCTTGATGAGAGCGTCTTTACATGGGCTGGCAGATGCTGTGGAGCTATCTAGAGCAACGCTAAGAAATATCAAGGAAAACCTATTCTTTGCATTCATTTACAACGGCTTAGGTATCCCATTGGCGGCAGGTGTACTTTATCCAGTATGGGGGATATTGCTTAGCCCGATTGTTGCTGGTGGTGCGATGGCGTTCTCTTCATTCACTGTAGTGACCAACGCGAACCGCTTACGTAGGTTCAAAGCAAGCAAACGCAGCTAG
- a CDS encoding MurR/RpiR family transcriptional regulator — MAVDSNQIDLAPADLDTLREQVVKEYDRLSVRLQQVADFVMAQPMLVAVETMATIAEQANVPLSTLSRFSNAMGFSGFSQMQALFREQYLNRPRDYKERVRQARENDLLDSESPAAIFHDYGHANIEAMEQLQVDVSEQKLEKAVSLLDKAETIYIQGMRRAYPVAFYLWYALMKSDNNVVLVDDHGGMLKPVTRRMNKNDVLLCVTFNPYAAETSALVEQAYLKQVPIVAITDNQLTDNGSKYEVCFEVNEGEVMGFRSLSCSMYLAQTLAVSLMCREIK; from the coding sequence ATGGCAGTAGACAGTAACCAAATAGACTTGGCTCCCGCAGATTTGGACACGCTGCGTGAACAAGTGGTTAAAGAATACGACCGTCTAAGTGTTCGTTTGCAGCAAGTCGCTGACTTTGTTATGGCTCAGCCAATGTTAGTAGCGGTTGAAACAATGGCCACTATTGCTGAGCAAGCTAATGTTCCTCTATCTACATTAAGTCGCTTTTCTAATGCAATGGGTTTCTCAGGTTTTAGTCAAATGCAAGCATTGTTTCGTGAGCAATACTTAAACCGTCCCAGAGACTACAAAGAGCGCGTTCGCCAGGCTAGAGAAAACGATCTACTTGATTCAGAGTCTCCTGCGGCAATTTTTCACGATTATGGTCATGCAAATATTGAAGCGATGGAGCAACTACAAGTTGATGTGTCCGAGCAGAAACTTGAAAAGGCTGTGTCCCTGCTCGACAAAGCCGAAACGATATATATACAAGGTATGCGAAGAGCGTATCCAGTAGCCTTTTATCTTTGGTACGCGTTGATGAAGTCAGACAACAATGTCGTACTGGTTGATGATCATGGGGGCATGCTTAAACCCGTAACTAGGCGCATGAACAAAAATGATGTGCTGCTTTGTGTGACCTTTAACCCCTATGCTGCAGAGACAAGCGCATTGGTTGAACAGGCTTATTTGAAACAGGTCCCTATTGTCGCGATTACCGATAACCAGTTGACAGACAATGGCAGCAAATATGAAGTTTGTTTCGAGGTCAATGAAGGGGAAGTGATGGGGTTTCGATCTCTCAGTTGTTCTATGTACCTAGCTCAAACATTGGCTGTCAGCTTGATGTGCCGAGAAATTAAATAA
- the iolB gene encoding 5-deoxy-glucuronate isomerase produces MSDLLSKYPKNSSDTVKQSISPSIAGWKYVGFKLLELAAGKSAELPANENELCLVLVSGKATISTKNEVFENIGDRMSPFEKKKPYAVYIAPHENVKVVANTDLELAVCEAPGKNNFPTRLITPTDIDAEHRGQGKNQRFVHNILPDNKPADSLLVVEVYTDEGCSSSYPSHKHDEAIEGTETYLEETYYHRISPPQGFCFQRVYTDDRELDESMAVYDKDVVMVPKGYHPVATLAGYNSYYLNVMAGPNRKWQFTWEQDHSWINTEEYK; encoded by the coding sequence ATGTCAGACTTGTTATCAAAATACCCAAAAAACAGCAGTGATACAGTGAAACAATCCATTTCACCAAGTATCGCTGGCTGGAAATATGTTGGTTTTAAACTTCTGGAATTAGCTGCAGGTAAGTCAGCGGAGTTGCCTGCTAACGAAAACGAACTTTGCCTCGTGCTCGTTTCCGGTAAAGCGACGATTTCTACAAAAAATGAAGTGTTTGAGAACATCGGTGACAGGATGTCTCCTTTCGAGAAAAAGAAACCATATGCCGTTTATATAGCACCACACGAGAATGTAAAAGTGGTTGCTAATACGGATCTTGAACTGGCTGTCTGCGAAGCGCCAGGGAAAAATAACTTTCCAACTCGGCTTATTACTCCTACTGATATCGATGCCGAGCATCGTGGCCAAGGTAAGAATCAAAGGTTTGTGCATAACATTTTGCCAGACAACAAGCCCGCCGATAGCCTTTTGGTCGTTGAGGTTTATACCGATGAAGGCTGCAGTAGCTCCTATCCAAGCCACAAGCACGATGAAGCTATTGAAGGTACAGAAACCTATTTGGAAGAAACGTATTATCATCGCATTAGCCCACCGCAAGGCTTTTGTTTCCAACGCGTGTATACCGATGATAGAGAACTAGATGAAAGTATGGCGGTGTATGACAAAGACGTTGTTATGGTGCCAAAAGGTTATCATCCAGTTGCTACGCTAGCGGGCTATAACAGTTATTACTTAAATGTCATGGCTGGCCCAAATCGAAAGTGGCAGTTTACTTGGGAACAAGACCACTCATGGATTAACACCGAAGAATATAAATAA
- a CDS encoding DMT family transporter has product MKLSRQNAGAILVVTTMIASAGWIFSKQAIQGLPPFGFIGLRFLLGAMCLGCFCYRQILAIEWRDILSCSLVGVFLGAALNCWVYAISMSNDLGEGAFIVSLSMLLTPLVGWGLFKRPPSLTFWFSMPIAVAGLALLSSGGSWGASSNQLWFILAALFLALHFNFNSLFSQRLPVLPLACIQLFITGVVGIGLSLSLETFPSTVTPDIWGWLILSATVATALRYFLQTTGQKYTTTAKAALIMLLEPVWTVVLSVILYDEPMPLSKVFGCGLIMMSLIIYLIGSHTRRSQPVHN; this is encoded by the coding sequence ATGAAGTTGTCACGGCAAAATGCAGGCGCAATCCTCGTTGTGACAACAATGATAGCTTCGGCAGGTTGGATCTTCTCTAAGCAAGCAATCCAAGGTTTGCCGCCGTTCGGTTTTATTGGTTTAAGATTCTTGTTAGGGGCAATGTGCCTTGGGTGTTTTTGCTATAGACAAATCTTGGCGATTGAATGGCGAGATATTTTATCTTGTTCACTAGTTGGCGTGTTTCTTGGCGCAGCTTTGAATTGTTGGGTGTATGCGATCTCCATGAGTAACGATTTAGGTGAGGGAGCGTTTATAGTCAGCCTCTCCATGCTGTTAACGCCTTTGGTCGGTTGGGGACTATTCAAGCGCCCACCTTCGTTAACATTTTGGTTTTCCATGCCTATTGCAGTGGCAGGTTTGGCTTTATTATCATCGGGTGGGAGTTGGGGAGCTTCGAGCAATCAACTTTGGTTTATCTTGGCGGCTTTATTTCTTGCCTTACACTTCAATTTCAATAGCTTGTTTTCCCAACGTTTACCTGTGTTGCCGCTGGCATGTATCCAACTATTTATCACAGGAGTAGTGGGTATTGGTTTGTCACTCAGCTTAGAAACATTCCCTAGTACAGTGACACCGGACATATGGGGATGGCTGATTCTCAGCGCAACCGTCGCTACTGCACTTCGGTATTTTCTACAAACAACTGGGCAAAAGTACACAACAACGGCGAAAGCTGCGCTGATTATGTTGCTAGAACCTGTGTGGACAGTGGTGCTAAGTGTGATTTTATACGATGAGCCAATGCCACTCAGTAAGGTTTTTGGCTGTGGTTTGATTATGATGTCGTTGATTATATACCTAATAGGAAGTCATACACGGCGGAGCCAACCAGTACACAACTAA